A region of the Longimicrobium sp. genome:
ACCAGGCGCAGCAGCGAGCGGTCGGCCTCGTCCAGCCGGTCGGTGCGGGCGAAGTAGAAGGTGAGCGCGCCCTCTGCCTGGCCGGCCAGGATGATGGGGAGCGACACCGACGACGCGAACCCCAGCTCGCGCGCCGCGTCCCACCAGTCGGCCAGCTCGGGGTCGGCGAACACGTCGTACACCTCCACGGGGCGCCCCTCCGCGACAGCGCTGCCGGTGGGACCCAGCCCCACGCGAACCCGCATCTCCCCGAGGAACCTGCGATACGCCGTGGGCCAGTTCCAGGCGGCCACCAGGCGCAGAACGTCGTCGCTTTCGCGCAGGTACACGCACCCGAACGCGGCGCCCACGACGGGGGCAACCCGTTCCAGGGCAAGGCGATACACCTCGTCGGGCGTGCGCGCCGTCAGGAAGGCGTGGGCGATCTCGCGGGCCGCCGTCAGCTCGCGCAGATGGCGCTCATGGGCGGGAATCGGCGCAGCTACTGGGGTTTCTTGCACAGCAACTCTCTTGACGAGTGCGGAGGGTGCACCTACTCTACGGTGCGAACGGCGCCGCCGTTTGGTTTTTTCGCCAGGTCACACCCTCTTAAAGACAGGAGCTCCTTCGTGAACAAGTCTGAACTCATTCAGCAGCTCGCCTCCCGTGCCGATCTGAGCCGTGCCGAGGCCACCAAGGCGGTCGACGCGCTGTTCGGCGTAGAGGGCGGCATCATCGCCGACGCGCTGCGGAACGGGGACAAGGTGCAGATCACGGGGTTCGGCAGCTTCGAGAGCAAGAAGCGCGAGGCGCGCAAGGGACGTAACCCGCGCACCGGCAACGAGATCGACATCGCGGCCAGCACCAGCGCGGCGTTCAAGATCGGCAAGCGCCTCAAGGACATGCTCGGCGCCTGAAACAGGCCCGCACCGGTTCGCCATCCTCGAGGGGCCACGGTTCGCACCGGGGCCCCTCGTGTTTTCATCCACCTTCCATCCCGTCGCCGCCGTCCCGCCATGCCCAGGAAGAAGCGTCCGCCCGCCGGGGGCGTGTCCCGCGAGGCGTGGGGGTCGGTGCATCCCGTGCTGGACCTTCACGGCCTGACCGGCGACGAGGCGCGGCACCGTGCCGAGGCGTGGCTGCGCGCGCGCCAGGCCGAGAACGTCCGCACGGTGGTCGTGGTCACCGGCCGCGGCCTGCATTCGGGCGGCATTCCCGTGGTCCGCAACGAGATCGAGCACCTGCTGGCCGGGCTCAAGGGCAGCCTGGTCAGCCGCTGGAGCGCCGAAAACCTGGGCGGCAGCTTTCGCGTGGAACTGCGCCGTCCCGCCCGCATCCACGCGCCGCGTCCCCCCGCCCGCGTGCCGCCGCTGCTGCGCGACGCCGAACCTGCCCTGCGCCTGCGGGCCGAGGAAGCGCTCGCCGACCTGGGCATCGCCTCCACCCCCGCGCTGCTGGAGGCTGAGATCCGCCGGCTGCTGAACGAGGGCTGAGCGGCGGGCAAGAGTGTAGCCGACGAAAAGGGCGGCGCGCAATGGCTGCGCGCCGCCCTTTCTCCATTCATCCCCGCGCCCTCACTCGTCGCGCGGGCGCCGGAAGCCGCCGCCACCCGCGCCCCCGCGCGGGCCGGCGCCGCCACGGGGACCGCCTCCGCCACCCCCGGGCCGCGGACGGCCGCCGGGGCCG
Encoded here:
- a CDS encoding HU family DNA-binding protein, which codes for MNKSELIQQLASRADLSRAEATKAVDALFGVEGGIIADALRNGDKVQITGFGSFESKKREARKGRNPRTGNEIDIAASTSAAFKIGKRLKDMLGA
- a CDS encoding Smr/MutS family protein, with protein sequence MPRKKRPPAGGVSREAWGSVHPVLDLHGLTGDEARHRAEAWLRARQAENVRTVVVVTGRGLHSGGIPVVRNEIEHLLAGLKGSLVSRWSAENLGGSFRVELRRPARIHAPRPPARVPPLLRDAEPALRLRAEEALADLGIASTPALLEAEIRRLLNEG
- a CDS encoding GAF domain-containing protein, whose product is MQETPVAAPIPAHERHLRELTAAREIAHAFLTARTPDEVYRLALERVAPVVGAAFGCVYLRESDDVLRLVAAWNWPTAYRRFLGEMRVRVGLGPTGSAVAEGRPVEVYDVFADPELADWWDAARELGFASSVSLPIILAGQAEGALTFYFARTDRLDEADRSLLRLV